From the Pseudomonas baltica genome, one window contains:
- a CDS encoding NAD(P)-dependent alcohol dehydrogenase, whose protein sequence is MTQALTYAAQNASDRLKPFKIERRAPGADDVQIDILFCGVCHSDLHTARNEWQNTLYPSVPGHEIVGKVTAVGAAVTRFKVGDLAGVGCMVDSCQHCASCAEGEEQYCENGFTGTYNGPVFGGENTFGGYSDSVVVKEKFVLHIAPTDNLAAVAPLLCAGITTFSPLNHWKVGPGKKVGVVGLGGLGHMAVKIAHAMGAHVVLFTTSESKREDGLRLGADEVVVSRNPDEMATQANRLDFILNTVAAPHDLDAFLSLLKRDGTMTLVGAPDHPHPSPTVFNLIFKRRSLAGSLIGGIRETQEMLDFCAKHGIVSDIEIIAMKDINEAYERMIKGDVKYRFVIDMATLKAEAAA, encoded by the coding sequence ATGACCCAGGCCTTAACCTACGCAGCGCAAAACGCCAGTGATCGCCTCAAGCCGTTCAAGATCGAACGGCGTGCACCGGGCGCTGACGATGTGCAGATCGACATCCTGTTTTGCGGCGTTTGCCACTCTGACCTGCATACCGCGCGCAACGAATGGCAGAACACCCTGTATCCATCGGTCCCCGGGCATGAAATCGTCGGCAAGGTGACCGCCGTCGGTGCGGCCGTGACGCGCTTCAAGGTCGGTGATCTGGCCGGCGTTGGCTGCATGGTCGACAGCTGCCAGCACTGTGCTTCCTGCGCCGAAGGCGAAGAGCAATACTGCGAAAACGGCTTCACCGGCACCTACAACGGGCCAGTGTTCGGCGGTGAAAACACCTTCGGTGGCTATAGCGACAGTGTGGTGGTGAAGGAAAAATTCGTCCTGCACATCGCCCCTACCGACAACCTGGCGGCCGTGGCGCCGCTGCTGTGCGCGGGCATCACCACCTTTTCGCCGCTTAACCACTGGAAAGTCGGCCCCGGCAAGAAGGTCGGCGTCGTCGGCCTCGGCGGGCTGGGTCACATGGCGGTGAAAATCGCCCATGCCATGGGTGCCCATGTGGTGCTGTTCACCACCTCCGAAAGCAAGCGCGAGGACGGTCTGCGCTTGGGCGCCGATGAGGTCGTGGTCTCGCGCAACCCGGACGAGATGGCCACCCAGGCCAACCGCCTGGACTTCATCCTCAACACCGTGGCCGCGCCCCACGACCTGGATGCCTTCCTCAGTCTGCTCAAGCGTGACGGCACCATGACCCTGGTCGGTGCTCCGGACCACCCGCATCCATCGCCTACCGTGTTCAATCTGATCTTCAAGCGCCGCAGCCTGGCCGGGTCGTTGATCGGCGGGATTCGTGAAACCCAGGAAATGCTGGATTTCTGCGCCAAGCACGGCATCGTTTCGGATATCGAGATCATTGCCATGAAGGACATCAACGAGGCCTACGAGCGCATGATCAAGGGTGACGTCAAGTACCGTTTCGTGATCGATATGGCGACGCTCAAGGCT
- a CDS encoding ATP-binding protein, with the protein MIRTSLSTKLFIAVLATMISVVLAMAVANGVSFSRGFLGYLNELSVQRMESVQPRFVAAWRLHQDWNFVHDKPPAWFELIRPDRPINEPDGARFGRQTPVSDLTGAVFRITLLDAAGERVMGYYQISQDAIRLPIDVDGRTVGWLAMTPFQSVTEAGGQRFFHNQMVWSLAIGSLCVLLAGLIAWWVARRLLAPVRQVAAATHRLAAGDYAERVHVITDDEAGQLARDFNLLAHTLERNERLRRDFMADVSHELRTPLSVLRGELEALEDGVRKPDRAALQSLQGEVARLGKLVDDLYELSLTDVGALSYRKEIIDVQEEVRRAVASQVERFRQRRLHLSIEAPPLAQWLAADADRLQQLFTNLLENSLRYTDPGGELRVILNDDPTLIRIDFIDSSPGVDDQQLPRLFERFYRTEGSRNRESGGAGLGLAICESIVAAHGGTLTAQRSPLGGLWLSIRLPKGAA; encoded by the coding sequence ATGATCAGAACCAGTCTCTCGACCAAGCTCTTTATCGCCGTACTGGCCACCATGATTTCCGTGGTGCTGGCCATGGCGGTGGCCAACGGCGTGAGCTTCTCGCGCGGCTTCCTCGGCTACCTCAACGAGCTCAGCGTGCAGCGCATGGAGTCGGTGCAGCCCCGCTTCGTCGCCGCCTGGCGCCTGCATCAGGATTGGAACTTCGTGCACGACAAGCCACCGGCCTGGTTCGAGCTGATCCGCCCCGATCGGCCAATCAATGAACCCGACGGTGCCCGTTTTGGCCGTCAGACGCCGGTCTCCGACCTGACCGGCGCGGTGTTTCGCATCACCCTGCTGGACGCCGCTGGCGAGCGGGTCATGGGCTACTACCAGATCAGCCAGGATGCCATTCGCCTGCCGATCGATGTCGATGGGCGCACCGTCGGCTGGCTGGCGATGACACCGTTCCAGAGCGTAACGGAAGCAGGCGGCCAGCGGTTCTTCCACAATCAGATGGTCTGGAGCCTGGCGATCGGCAGCCTCTGTGTGCTGCTGGCCGGGCTGATCGCCTGGTGGGTGGCACGCCGCCTGCTGGCCCCGGTGCGCCAGGTGGCCGCCGCCACCCATCGTCTTGCAGCCGGCGACTACGCCGAGCGCGTGCACGTCATCACCGATGACGAGGCCGGGCAACTGGCGCGGGATTTCAACCTGCTGGCGCACACGCTGGAACGCAACGAGCGTCTACGGCGCGACTTTATGGCCGACGTGTCCCACGAGTTGCGCACGCCGTTGTCGGTGTTGCGCGGCGAGCTTGAAGCCCTTGAAGATGGCGTGCGCAAGCCCGATCGCGCAGCGCTGCAATCGCTGCAAGGGGAAGTGGCGCGGCTGGGCAAACTGGTGGATGACCTCTACGAGTTATCGCTGACCGACGTGGGCGCCCTGAGCTACCGCAAGGAAATCATCGACGTGCAGGAAGAGGTCCGCCGCGCGGTAGCGTCTCAGGTCGAACGGTTTCGTCAGCGCCGACTGCACCTGAGCATCGAGGCGCCGCCCTTGGCGCAATGGCTGGCCGCCGACGCCGATCGCTTGCAGCAGCTGTTCACCAATCTGCTCGAAAACAGCCTGCGCTACACCGATCCCGGTGGCGAGCTGCGGGTGATCCTCAACGATGACCCCACGCTCATTCGCATTGACTTCATCGATTCTTCGCCTGGTGTAGACGATCAGCAACTGCCGCGATTGTTCGAGCGTTTCTACCGCACGGAAGGCTCGCGCAACCGCGAGAGCGGCGGGGCGGGCCTGGGCCTGGCGATCTGCGAGAGCATCGTGGCGGCCCACGGCGGCACCTTGACGGCCCAACGCTCGCCGCTCGGCGGGTTATGGCTGAGTATTCGTTTGCCCAAAGGAGCCGCGTAA
- a CDS encoding response regulator codes for MDAAHILVVEDEPKLAALLRDYLLAAGHSVECLADGLQVIPAVQAREPDLILLDLMLPGRDGLSLCRELREFSDVPIMMITARVEEIDRLLGLDSGADDYICKPFSPREVVARVRAILRRREPRGASASSALALDEASWKASYRGVEMDLTPVEFRLLNCLASAPGQVFSRDQLLDRLYPDHRVVTDRTVDSHVKNVRRKLEQIDPSCTPIQSIYGVGYRFEL; via the coding sequence ATGGACGCCGCGCATATTCTGGTGGTCGAGGATGAACCCAAGCTGGCCGCGCTGTTGCGTGACTATCTGCTGGCCGCCGGTCACAGCGTGGAGTGCCTGGCCGACGGCTTGCAGGTGATCCCCGCCGTGCAGGCCCGCGAACCGGACCTGATCCTGCTCGACCTGATGCTGCCGGGCCGCGATGGCCTGTCGTTGTGCCGTGAACTGCGTGAGTTCAGTGACGTGCCGATCATGATGATCACCGCCCGGGTCGAGGAGATCGATCGGCTGCTGGGGCTCGACAGTGGCGCCGACGATTACATCTGCAAGCCTTTCAGCCCGCGCGAGGTGGTGGCGCGGGTGCGGGCCATTTTGCGCCGCCGCGAGCCGCGCGGTGCCAGCGCGAGTAGCGCGCTTGCCCTTGATGAAGCTAGCTGGAAGGCCAGTTATCGTGGGGTCGAGATGGACCTCACCCCCGTGGAATTTCGTCTGCTCAACTGCCTGGCCAGCGCGCCGGGCCAAGTGTTTTCCCGGGATCAGTTGCTGGATCGGCTGTATCCGGATCACCGCGTGGTGACCGACCGCACGGTCGACAGCCACGTCAAGAATGTGCGCCGCAAACTGGAACAGATCGATCCCAGTTGCACGCCAATTCAGTCGATTTAT